In Brachypodium distachyon strain Bd21 chromosome 2, Brachypodium_distachyon_v3.0, whole genome shotgun sequence, one genomic interval encodes:
- the LOC100841832 gene encoding phosphomethylethanolamine N-methyltransferase isoform X1: METPAVIAVVENGFVGVERKVQKSYWEEHSRDLTVESMMLDSRAKDLDKEERPEVLSILPSYEGKTVLELGAGIGRFTGELAKEAGHVLALDFIDSVIKKNEEINGHIHNNITFMCADVTSPELKIEDNSIDLVFSNWLLMYLSDEEVEKLIGRIVKWLKVGGHIFIRESCFHQSGDSKRKVNPTHYREPRFYTKIFKECSSYDQEGNSFELSLVTSKCIGAYVKSKKNQNQICWLWEKVKSTDDKGFQRFLDNVQYKSSGILRYERVFGEGYVSTGGFETTKEFVDKLDLKPGQKVLDVGCGIGGGDFYMSETYDVHVLGIDLSINMVSFAIERAIGRKCSVEFEVADCTTKEYPENTFDVIYSRDTILHIQDKPALFRNFFKWLKPGGKVLISDYCRSPGKPSEDFAAYIKQRGYDLHDVKTYGKMLENAGFHDVIAEDRTDQFLRVLERELAETEKNKEAFLADFTQEDYDDIVNGWSAKLKRSSAGEQKWGLFIATK; the protein is encoded by the exons atGGAAACCCCCGCCGTGATCGCCGTCGTGGAGAATG GGTTCGTTGGGGTGGAGAGGAAGGTGCAGAAGAGCTACTGGGAGGAGCACTCGAGGGACCTCACCGTGGAGTCCATGATGCTCGACTCCCGCGCCAAGGACCTCGACAAGGAGGAGCGACCCGAG GTGCTGTCCATACTGCCGTCCTACGAGGGGAAGACGGTGCTGGAGCTCGGCGCCGGGATCGGGCGCTTCACCGGGGAGCTGGCCAAGGAGGCCGGCCATGTCCTGGCTCTCGACTTCATCGACAGCGTCATCAAGAAG AATGAGGAGATCAACGGGCACATCCACAACAACATCACCTTCATGTGCGCCGACGTCACGTCGCCCGAGCTCAAGATCGAGGACAACTCCATCGACCTCGTCTTCTCCAACTGGCTGCTCATGTACCTCTCCGATGAGGAG GTTGAGAAGCTGATAGGGAGGATTGTGAAATGGCTCAAGGTCGGTGGGCACATATTCATCAGGGAGTCCTGCTTCCACCAGTCTGGAGATTCCAAGAGGAAAGTGAACCCAACACACTACCGGGAGCCAAGGTTTTATACCAAG ATATTTAAAGAATGCAGTTCCTATGATCAAGAAGGGAACTCTTTTGAGCTTTCCCTTGTAACTTCCAAGTGCATTGGAGCTTATGTGAAAAGCAAGAAAAACCAAAACCAG ATATGCTGGCTATGGGAAAAGGTTAAGTCAACAGATGACAAGGGATTTCAGAGATTCTTGGACAATGTGCAGTACAAATCCAGCGGAATCTTGCGTTATGAACGTGTATTTGGAGAGGGTTATGTTAGCACTGGTGGATTCG AAACCACAAAGGAGTTTGTGGACAAGCTGGATCTTAAACCTGGCCAGAAGGTGCTTGATGTTGGGTGTGGAATTGGAGGAGGCGACTTTTACATGTCCGAAACCTACGATGTCCATGTTCTCGGCATCGATCTTTCCATTAACATGGTTTCATTTGCAATCGAGCGAGCTATCGGGCGCAAATGCTCCGTCGAGTTCGAAGTTGCTGACTGCACAACAAAGGAATACCCGGAGAACACATTCGACGTCATCTACAGCCGTGACACCATCCTTCACATTCAA GACAAACCTGCTTTGTTCAGGAACTTCTTCAAGTGGCTGAAACCTGGGGGCAAAGTCCTGATCAGTGACTACTGCAGGAGCCCTGGGAAACCGTCAGAGGACTTTGCTGCATACATCAAGCAGAGAGGCTATGACCTCCATGATGTGAAGACCTATGGAAAG ATGCTTGAGAATGCTGGCTTCCACGATGTCATCGCCGAAGACCGCACCGACCAG TTCCTGAGGGTTCTGGAGAGGGAGCTAGCTGAAACGGAGAAGAACAAAGAGGCCTTCTTGGCAGACTTCACCCAG GAGGACTACGACGACATCGTGAACGGCTGGAGCGCGAAGCTGAAGCGCAGCTCCGCCGGCGAGCAGAAGTGGGGGCTGTTCATTGCTACCAAGTGA
- the LOC100841832 gene encoding phosphomethylethanolamine N-methyltransferase isoform X2, whose translation MAEAAEPTREEFLAAAELDPESDQWVLSILPSYEGKTVLELGAGIGRFTGELAKEAGHVLALDFIDSVIKKNEEINGHIHNNITFMCADVTSPELKIEDNSIDLVFSNWLLMYLSDEEVEKLIGRIVKWLKVGGHIFIRESCFHQSGDSKRKVNPTHYREPRFYTKIFKECSSYDQEGNSFELSLVTSKCIGAYVKSKKNQNQICWLWEKVKSTDDKGFQRFLDNVQYKSSGILRYERVFGEGYVSTGGFETTKEFVDKLDLKPGQKVLDVGCGIGGGDFYMSETYDVHVLGIDLSINMVSFAIERAIGRKCSVEFEVADCTTKEYPENTFDVIYSRDTILHIQDKPALFRNFFKWLKPGGKVLISDYCRSPGKPSEDFAAYIKQRGYDLHDVKTYGKMLENAGFHDVIAEDRTDQFLRVLERELAETEKNKEAFLADFTQEDYDDIVNGWSAKLKRSSAGEQKWGLFIATK comes from the exons ATGGCCGAGGCAGCAGAGCCGACCCGAGAGGAGTTCCTGGCAGCAGCAGAGCTCGACCCCGAATCTGACCAATGG GTGCTGTCCATACTGCCGTCCTACGAGGGGAAGACGGTGCTGGAGCTCGGCGCCGGGATCGGGCGCTTCACCGGGGAGCTGGCCAAGGAGGCCGGCCATGTCCTGGCTCTCGACTTCATCGACAGCGTCATCAAGAAG AATGAGGAGATCAACGGGCACATCCACAACAACATCACCTTCATGTGCGCCGACGTCACGTCGCCCGAGCTCAAGATCGAGGACAACTCCATCGACCTCGTCTTCTCCAACTGGCTGCTCATGTACCTCTCCGATGAGGAG GTTGAGAAGCTGATAGGGAGGATTGTGAAATGGCTCAAGGTCGGTGGGCACATATTCATCAGGGAGTCCTGCTTCCACCAGTCTGGAGATTCCAAGAGGAAAGTGAACCCAACACACTACCGGGAGCCAAGGTTTTATACCAAG ATATTTAAAGAATGCAGTTCCTATGATCAAGAAGGGAACTCTTTTGAGCTTTCCCTTGTAACTTCCAAGTGCATTGGAGCTTATGTGAAAAGCAAGAAAAACCAAAACCAG ATATGCTGGCTATGGGAAAAGGTTAAGTCAACAGATGACAAGGGATTTCAGAGATTCTTGGACAATGTGCAGTACAAATCCAGCGGAATCTTGCGTTATGAACGTGTATTTGGAGAGGGTTATGTTAGCACTGGTGGATTCG AAACCACAAAGGAGTTTGTGGACAAGCTGGATCTTAAACCTGGCCAGAAGGTGCTTGATGTTGGGTGTGGAATTGGAGGAGGCGACTTTTACATGTCCGAAACCTACGATGTCCATGTTCTCGGCATCGATCTTTCCATTAACATGGTTTCATTTGCAATCGAGCGAGCTATCGGGCGCAAATGCTCCGTCGAGTTCGAAGTTGCTGACTGCACAACAAAGGAATACCCGGAGAACACATTCGACGTCATCTACAGCCGTGACACCATCCTTCACATTCAA GACAAACCTGCTTTGTTCAGGAACTTCTTCAAGTGGCTGAAACCTGGGGGCAAAGTCCTGATCAGTGACTACTGCAGGAGCCCTGGGAAACCGTCAGAGGACTTTGCTGCATACATCAAGCAGAGAGGCTATGACCTCCATGATGTGAAGACCTATGGAAAG ATGCTTGAGAATGCTGGCTTCCACGATGTCATCGCCGAAGACCGCACCGACCAG TTCCTGAGGGTTCTGGAGAGGGAGCTAGCTGAAACGGAGAAGAACAAAGAGGCCTTCTTGGCAGACTTCACCCAG GAGGACTACGACGACATCGTGAACGGCTGGAGCGCGAAGCTGAAGCGCAGCTCCGCCGGCGAGCAGAAGTGGGGGCTGTTCATTGCTACCAAGTGA
- the LOC100824675 gene encoding uncharacterized protein LOC100824675 produces MRGTEMLTAAHGAGAGTGTPPSTPSAADLAPVAGGGGGGNFPLGAALLAFAFANFVNLLSIWLKEKKWDARKFLTSSGVISSLSATVGSLAVAVGHQEGGDSSVFALALVFAAVVMYDASGVRWHTGRQAALLNLIVSDLSPDHPIISTFRPLREPLGHSPFQVFAGALVGCIVAFAMGKSV; encoded by the exons ATGAGGGGCACGGAGATGTTGACCGCGGCGCACGGGGCCGGCGCCGGGACCGGGACGCCGCCGTCCACGCCCTCGGCGGCCGACCTCGCCCCcgtcgcgggcggcggcggcggcgggaactTCCCCCTCGgcgccgcgctcctcgcctTCGCCTTCGCCAACTTCGTCAACCTCCTCTCCATCTG GTTAAAGGAGAAGAAATGGGATGCAAGAAAGTTTCTTACCTCTTCTGGAGTTATTTCATCTCTTTCTGCAACAGTGGGGAGTTTGGCTGTGGCGGTTGGCCATCAAGAAGGCGGAGATAGCTCCGTGTTTGCCCTTGCATTGGTTTTTGCTGCCGTT GTAATGTATGATGCATCGGGAGTCAGATGGCACACAGGTCGCCAAGCTGCC TTGTTAAATCTAATAGTTTCTGATTTATCACCGGACCATCCAATTATCTCTACCTTTAGGCCGCTTCGGGAACCTCTCGGACACAGTCCATTTCAG GTTTTTGCTGGAGCGCTCGTTGGCTGCATTGTAGCATTTGCCATGGGGAAATCTGTATGA
- the LOC100824978 gene encoding pentatricopeptide repeat-containing protein At1g07740, mitochondrial, whose product MPFATATHRRDPSKLRYKPKPPPEPHPFLLHLKTLPSPVAAAAALLSAPRRLNDHPFASCVLYRLARARLFPILLPLISELRSRRAPLRGTVFAALIDRLGAAARPDAALLVFRAVPAFCSHSNATFHALLHCFVCNGRLDAARDLLPRAAKLGVRPNAVSYNIILKGACERDGFVGARVVLDEMLGRGVRPTVVTFNTLVGAACQEGELGGAERLREEMVRRGVTPNAVTYSLLMRGLCDAGRHDDAKKMMFDMEYQGCQTEAVNYGVLMSAYARQGNIDGVRGLLSNMRKRKLKPDDASYNVLIKCLCDNGRVVEAHKALVEMQVKEGTVPSAATYRVLADGCCSAQDFGLGLRVLNAMLASGHCPLAHTFRHLVKGLSEDEKTEEACFVLEKMAESGAWMDAEGWQSLVTCVCSGSEVKLPDELAMPS is encoded by the coding sequence ATGCCCTTCGCCACCGCGACCCACCGCCGCGATCCCAGCAAGCTTCGCTACAAGCCAAAGCCACCGCCGGAACCGCACCCGTTCCTGCTCCACCTCAAGACGCTCCCTTCCCccgtcgccgcggcggccgcgttgctctcggcgccgcgccgcctcaaCGACCACCCCTTCGCCTCCTGCGTCCTCTACCGCCTGGCCCGCGCGCGCCTCTTCCCCATCCTCCTCCCGCTCATCTCCGAGCTCCGctcccgccgcgcgccgctccGGGGCACCGTCTTCGCGGCCCTCATCGAccgcctcggcgccgccgcccgcccggaCGCCGCGCTGCTCGTCTTCCGCGCCGTCCCGGCATTCTGCTCCCACTCCAACGCCACCTTCCACGCGCTGCTCCACTGCTTCGTCTGCAACGgccgcctcgacgccgcccGGGACCTGCTCCCTCGCGCAGCCAAGCTCGGCGTCCGCCCCAATGCCGTGTCGTACAACATTATTCTCAAGGGGGCGTGCGAGCGGGACGGGTTCGTGGGCGCCCGCGTGGTGCTCGACGAAATGCTCGGCCGCGGCGTCCGGCCGACGGTCGTCACTTTCAACACGCTGGTGGGCGCGGCGTGCCAGGAAGGGGAGCTGGGTGGCGCCGAGCGGCTCAGGGAGGAGATGGTGCGCAGGGGCGTGACGCCCAACGCCGTGACATATTCCCTGCTGATGCGCGGGCTGTGCGACGCCGGACGGCACGACGACGCCAAGAAGATGATGTTCGACATGGAGTACCAGGGCTGTCAGACCGAGGCGGTGAACTACGGCGTGCTGATGAGCGCTTACGCGAGGCAGGGTAACATCGATGGCGTCAGGGGGCTGCTCTCCAACATGCGCAAGCGCAAGCTCAAGCCCGACGACGCGAGCTACAACGTCTTGATCAAATGCTTGTGTGACAACGGCAGGGTGGTCGAGGCGCACAAGGCGTTGGTCGAGATGCAAGTCAAAGAGGGCACCGTACCGAGCGCCGCGACGTACCGCGTCTTGGCTGACGGGTGCTGCAGCGCTCAGGATTTCGGGTTGGGCCTGAGAGTTCTCAACGCCATGCTGGCAAGCGGGCATTGCCCTCTGGCTCACACCTTCAGGCACCTGGTGAAAGGGCTCAGCGAGGACGAGAAGACAGAGGAAGCCTGCTTCGTCTTGGAGAAGATGGCGGAGAGTGGGGCGTGGATGGACGCTGAAGGGTGGCAGTCTCTTGTTACATGTGTTTGCAGCGGCAGTGAGGTGAAGCTCCCAGATGAGTTAGCAATGCCATCTTGA
- the LOC100825283 gene encoding ABC transporter B family member 5, whose protein sequence is MGETITATAVKGGYQEKENGTEKKLAKVGKVPLHDLFKNADAMDVVLMLVGTVGAIAAGMSQVVMTIVFGRMVDAFGGATPSTVLPRVNRVVLEFVYLGIGTLPACFLQISCWTVTGERQANRIRSLYLESVLTQDMEFFDTETKGGQVVSGICADTIVIQEAMGEKVGKFLHLFTTFLGGFVVAFIKGWLLTLVMLSTIPPIIFAAGIVSKMMSKVSSEGLESYSDAGDIVEQTIGSIKTVASFNGEKKAMTLYNNYIKKAYKGTVKEGTIQGFGMGFLTFATFSGIGLILWYGSKLTLSGGYSGADIMSILFCVMIAARSLGDATPCIAAFEEGRVAAYRLFTTINRKPKIDYDDTTSVVLEDIKGDIELRDVFFSYPSRPEQLIFAGFSMHVSTGTTMAIVGESGSGKSTVINLVERFYDPRAGEVLIDGMNIKSFKLDWIRGKIGLVNQEPMLFMTSIKENITYGKEDATLEEIKRAAELANAARFIENLPNGYDTAVGEHGAQLSGGQKQRIAVARAILKDPKILLLDEATSALDSESERVLQEALNKIMVGRTTVIVAHRLSTVRNAHCISVVSEGKLIEQGHHDKLVKDPSGAYSQLIRLQEAHQDTGDHLDAGLPGSLSKRSQSLKRSTSRSAAGTSHHSLSPPDSLHGPTGLQDYDGADSDNTNGKVSKKGPMGRLISLNKPEMAFLIFGSLAAAIDGTVYPMIGYVMATSAKTFYELPADKRQKDSTFWGLLCVGLGAMSMISKLANSFLFAIAGGKLIERIRVLTFQNIVYQEAAWFDHPANNSGALGGRLCVDALNVRRLVGGNLALMVQCTSTLLCGIVIAMSADWKLSLVILIVIPLIGLEGYAQVKFLQGFSQDTKTMYEEASQVATEAVSNIRTVSSFCAEKRVMTKYIKKCRASKNQGIRTGIVGGLGFGFSYMVLYSTCALCYYVGAKFVSQGNSNFGNVYKAFFALAVAMIGATQTSTMASCSTKANDSATSIFTILDRKSQIDSSSIEGSTMDLVKGDIDFMHISFKYPSRPDVQIFSDFTLSIPSGKTVALVGESGSGKSTAIALLERFYDLESGVILFDGVDIKTLKLSWLRDQMGLVSQEPLLFNDTIHANIAYGKHGEITEDEIVVAAKAANAHEFISSMPQGYNTNVGDRGTQLSGGQKQRIAIARAILKDPRVLLLDEATSALDAESECIVQDALDRMMVGRTTVIVAHRLSTIQGADIIAVLKDGTIVEKGRHETLMGIAGGAYASLVELRPSAT, encoded by the exons ATGGGAGAAACAATCACGGCAACAGCTGTGAAGGGTGGATATCAAGAGAAGGAGAATGGCACCGAGAAGAAGCTGGCCAAAGTTGGCAAGGTGCCGTTACATGACCTGTTCAAGAACGCAGACGCCATGGACGTGGTGCTGATGCTTGTCGGCACCGTCGGAGCGATCGCTGCCGGCATGTCGCAGGTGGTCATGACAATCGTCTTTGGCCGGATGGTCGACGCCTTTGGGGGCGCCACCCCCAGCACTGTCCTTCCCAGAGTCAACAGG GTGGTCCTAGAGTTCGTCTACTTAGGGATTGGGACATTGCCCGCTTGTTTCCTCC AGATATCATGTTGGACGGTGACTGGGGAGAGGCAGGCAAATCGCATCCGATCATTGTATCTCGAGTCGGTCCTGACACAAGACATGGAATTCTTTGACACGGAAACAAAAGGTGGACAAGTAGTCTCTGGGATATGTGCTGACACAATAGTTATTCAGGAGGCTATGGGAGAGAAG GTCGGGAAGTTTCTACATCTTTTTACAACTTTCCTTGGTGGGTTTGTGGTGGCGTTCATTAAAGGGTGGCTCCTAACTCTTGTAATGCTTTCTACTATACCACCAATAATCTTTGCTGCTGGAATCGTATCGAAGATGATGTCCAAAGTATCTAGCGAGGGCCTAGAATCATATAGCGATGCAGGGGATATTGTTGAACAGACAATTGGATCCATAAAAACG GTGGCTTCATTCAATGGTGAAAAGAAAGCCATGACCTTATACAACAATTACATAAAGAAGGCATACAAGGGTACGGTCAAGGAAGGGACTATCCAAGGTTTTGGCATGGGTTTCCTTACCTTCGCCACTTTCTCAGGCATTGGATTAATTCTATGGTATGGAAGTAAGTTAACCCTCAGCGGAGGATATAGTGGAGCAGATATCATGAGTATATTGTTCTGCGTCATGATAGCAGCAAG ATCATTGGGTGATGCAACCCCCTGCATTGCTGCCTTTGAGGAAGGGAGAGTTGCGGCGTACAGGTTGTTTACAACAATCAATAGGAAACCAAAGATCGACTATGATGATACTACCAGTGTTGTGTTAGAAGACATCAAGGGTGATATAGAGCTGAGGGATGTGTTTTTCAGCTATCCAAGCAGGCCAGAGCAACTAATATTCGCTGGATTTTCAATGCATGTTTCAACTGGCACAACAATGGCCATAGTTGGTGAGAGTGGGAGTGGCAAATCAACTGTGATCAATCTGGTTGAGAGATTTTATGATCCACGGGCTGGCGAAGTGTTGATTGATGGAATGAACATCAAGAGTTTTAAACTAGACTGGATTAGAGGGAAGATTGGCCTTGTTAACCAGGAACCAATGCTATTCATGACATCTATCAAGGAGAACATAACCTACGGAAAAGAGGATGCAACACTTGAAGAAATCAAGAGAGCAGCTGAGCTTGCCAACGCGGCaagattcattgagaatttgcCTAAT GGTTATGACACAGCAGTTGGAGAACATGGTGCTCAGCTTTCGGGGGGGCAGAAGCAAAGGATCGCAGTCGCAAGAGCAATCCTAAAAGATCCGAAAATCCTTTTGCTCGATGAAGCAACTAGTGCTTTGGATTCAGAGTCTGAGAGAGTACTCCAAGAAGCGCTAAACAAGATCATGGTTGGGAGGACCACGGTTATCGTGGCGCACCGTTTGAGCACAGTTAGGAATGCTCACTGCATCTCAGTTGTTTCTGAAGGAAAACTAATCGAACAAG GACATCATGATAAATTGGTAAAGGATCCTAGTGGGGCATACTCTCAGCTTATTCGGCTACAAGAGGCACACCAAGACACTGGCGACCACTTAGATGCTGGATTACCAGGTTCATTATCTAAAAGAAGTCAATCACTCAAACGATCAACTAGCAGAAGTGCAGCTGGGACCAGTCATCATTCTTTAAGCCCTCCAGACAGCTTGCATGGGCCTACTGGATTACAAGATTATGATGGTGCTGATAGCGATAACACTAATGGCAAGGTCTCCAAGAAGGGCCCGATGGGCCGCCTAATTAGCCTAAACAAACCAGAAATGGCATTTCTTATATTTGGTTCTCTTGCGGCTGCAATTGACGGAACTGTCTACCCAATGATTGGTTATGTAATGGCTACCAGTGCTAAAACATTTTATGAATTACCAGCAGACAAGCGACAGAAAGATTCTACCTTTTGGGGATTGCTCTGTGTTGGGTTGGGTGCGATGAGTATGATATCAAAGCTAGCAAATAGCTTTCTATTTGCAATAGCTGGTGGGAAACTTATAGAAAGAATACGTGTTTTGACATTTCAAAACATAGTGTACCAAGAGGCTGCTTGGTTTGATCATCCTGCAAATAATAG TGGAGCACTAGGTGGAAGGCTATGTGTTGATGCCCTTAATGTGAGGCGTCTTGTTGGGGGTAACTTGGCCTTGATGGTCCAATGTACTTCAACGCTTCTTTGTGGAATAGTAATAGCAATGAGCGCAGACTGGAAGCTTTCACTGGTCATCTTAATTGTGATTCCTCTAATAGGTCTCGAGGGTTATGCTCAAGTAAAGTTCTTACAAGGGTTTAGTCAAGATACTAAG ACCATGTATGAAGAAGCAAGTCAGGTTGCAACTGAAGCAGTTAGTAACATCAGAACAGTATCGTCTTTTTGTGCTGAGAAGAGAGTGATGACAAAATACATTAAAAAGTGTCGAGCTTCTAAGAATCAGGGAATTCGAACTGGAATAGTTGGAGGCCTTGGTTTTGGCTTCTCATATATGGTGCTGTATTCCACCTGTGCTCTTTGTTACTATGTTGGTGCCAAGTTTGTTAGTCAGGGCAATTCCAATTTTGGCAACGTCTACAAG GCTTTCTTTGCTTTAGCTGTGGCCATGATTGGAGCAACACAAACTAGTACTATGGCTTCCTGTTCAACCAAGGCAAATGATTCTGCAACTTCCATATTCACAATCTTAGATAGAAAATCACAAATTGACTCCAGCAGCATTGAAGGTTCAACTATGGATCTTGTTAAGGGTGACATTGATTTTATGCATATCAGCTTCAAATACCCATCCCGTCCGGATGTTCAAATATTCAGTGACTTTACCTTGAGCATTCCTTCTGGAAAG ACTGTTGCACTGGTTGGTGAAAGTGGCAGCGGCAAATCTACAGCAATTGCTTTACTAGAGCGTTTCTATGATCTTGAATCTGGTGTAATCTTATTCGATGGAGTGGACATCAAAACCTTAAAGCTCAGTTGGTTGAGGGACCAGATGGGATTGGTAAGCCAAGAACCACTACTTTTCAATGACACAATACATGCCAACATAGCATATGGAAAGCATGGAGAGATAACTGAGGATGAGATTGTCGTGGCTGCTAAAGCGGCCAATGCCCATGAATTCATATCAAGCATGCCACAGGGTTACAACACGAATGTTGGAGACAGAGGAACCCAACTATCAGGCGGGCAAAAACAGCGTATAGCTATCGCCAGAGCTATTCTCAAGGACCCGAGGGTACTTCTTCTGGATGAGGCAACTAGTGCGTTAGATGCCGAGTCAGAGTGCATTGTTCAAGATGCATTGGATCGCATGATGGTTGGCAGGACAACTGTCATCGTGGCACACCGCCTCTCGACGATCCAAGGAGCTGATATAATTGCAGTCCTGAAGGACGGCACAATTGTGGAGAAAGGGAGGCATGAAACACTGATGGGCATCGCTGGTGGAGCCTATGCTTCACTTGTAGAACTTCGCCCCAGCGCAACATAA